In Candidatus Izemoplasma sp., a single window of DNA contains:
- the nadD gene encoding nicotinate (nicotinamide) nucleotide adenylyltransferase has protein sequence MQIVFGGAFNPVTNAHIDIYHFLKDEFPNATFTFLPVSNAYTKSSLASNYHRLNMLELAVKGLEDVRISTLELNDTDFLGTYQSLIRLSDLHEEDIYFVMGADNLTYLDQWKNASGLLSEFKFIILGRNNINIHSVIKENTLLHKFKSHFIIYEDFHIDMSSTEFRETLNQALVPQCVYDYIKENNLYQGDDDVL, from the coding sequence ATGCAAATTGTATTCGGTGGTGCATTCAATCCAGTGACCAATGCCCACATTGATATTTATCATTTTTTAAAAGATGAGTTTCCCAACGCTACCTTTACCTTTTTACCCGTTAGTAATGCCTATACCAAAAGCAGTTTAGCCAGTAATTATCACCGCTTAAATATGCTTGAATTAGCGGTGAAAGGATTAGAAGATGTTAGAATTTCTACATTAGAATTGAACGATACAGACTTTTTAGGAACATATCAATCACTGATTCGTTTGAGTGATCTTCATGAAGAAGACATATACTTTGTTATGGGCGCAGATAACTTGACGTACTTAGATCAATGGAAGAATGCGTCTGGTTTGTTAAGTGAGTTTAAATTTATAATCCTAGGTCGAAACAATATTAATATTCATTCTGTTATAAAAGAGAATACGTTATTACATAAATTTAAGTCGCATTTTATCATTTATGAAGACTTTCATATCGATATGAGTTCGACAGAATTTAGAGAGACACTTAACCAAGCGCTTGTTCCGCAATGTGTTTATGACTATATTAAAGAAAATAATCTCTATCAAGGTGATGACGATGTTTTATAA
- a CDS encoding M42 family metallopeptidase, whose translation MTFNTEYILDFAKEILLINSPSGYAKDIIPRIKQEADKYALPYETTKKGNLIITYPGASEKTVGLSVHVDTLGAMVRSISSDGKIKFTAIGGPLWPTLDGEYCTVLTRDNKTYSGTFLSTSPAVHVYKDAKDKARTPEHMYVRIDEVVQSKEDVEALGIEVGNFIFIDPKTTITDSGFIKSRFLDDKINVASIFGLIDRMKRDNITPKHTIKFIISTYEEVGHGASYIPELDELIAVDMGCIGDDLTCTEQDVSICPKDSSGPYDYDLTNNMITIAKNQKINHAIDIYPYYGSDVSAAMRGGNDLKGALVGPGVHASHGMERTHIDAITSTIELLYHYVK comes from the coding sequence ATGACATTCAATACAGAATATATTTTAGACTTTGCAAAAGAGATTTTACTGATTAATAGTCCAAGTGGTTATGCGAAAGATATCATTCCACGGATTAAACAAGAAGCTGATAAGTATGCATTACCCTACGAAACAACAAAGAAAGGGAATCTCATTATTACCTACCCAGGCGCATCAGAAAAAACAGTTGGGTTAAGTGTCCATGTCGATACCTTAGGTGCAATGGTGAGAAGTATTTCATCCGATGGCAAGATAAAGTTTACCGCTATTGGCGGCCCATTATGGCCAACCTTAGATGGCGAATATTGCACGGTATTAACACGTGACAATAAAACCTATAGTGGGACATTCTTATCAACATCCCCTGCCGTTCATGTCTACAAAGATGCAAAAGATAAAGCACGGACACCAGAACATATGTATGTTCGGATTGATGAAGTGGTGCAATCTAAAGAAGATGTAGAAGCGTTGGGAATTGAAGTTGGAAACTTTATTTTTATCGACCCAAAAACGACCATCACTGATAGCGGATTTATCAAATCTCGTTTCTTAGATGATAAAATTAATGTCGCTAGTATTTTTGGCCTTATCGATAGAATGAAACGAGACAATATCACACCCAAACATACGATTAAATTCATTATTAGTACCTATGAAGAAGTAGGTCATGGGGCATCTTATATTCCTGAACTAGATGAACTCATCGCAGTAGATATGGGCTGTATTGGCGATGATTTAACTTGTACTGAACAAGATGTATCTATCTGTCCCAAAGATTCTAGTGGCCCATATGACTATGATTTAACCAATAATATGATTACCATCGCTAAAAATCAAAAGATTAATCATGCGATTGATATTTATCCATATTATGGCAGTGATGTTTCTGCGGCAATGCGTGGTGGAAATGATCTTAAAGGCGCATTAGTTGGCCCAGGAGTTCATGCATCACATGGTATGGAACGGACGCATATTGATGCGATTACATCGACCATAGAGTTGTTATACCACTATGTCAAATAA
- a CDS encoding alkaline phosphatase family protein produces MSNNPITPPDYTNSILNVSNSLLKYYHVPNPHPTHKTVDTFLNTQYDHIIYLLLDGLGTNIIKYHLNKSDTLYTYMQEEITSVFPPTTVAATNAVISGRAPIENGHLGWVQYFKKEDTNLVVFKNEDFYTGHKPSENLRDKYLRYDRLVDQIKAKNPHLTTREFMPNIVDPKGPKTFKEQVERVLLHTHNHDQTFSYVYWVEPDLSQHEYGIDSDEIHTLLKELNEEVTSLINQLPQNSLLVGIADHGLTNVEPLPLYDNPELNNLLQRKTSIEPRATNFFVKPHKHDAFEKIFQSSFGDYYQLYTKEDLRKSHLLGNGKEHPMLESFLGDYLAIATSNKMFTLSDKKQHKAHHAGLTEAEMMVPLILYKK; encoded by the coding sequence ATGTCAAATAATCCAATAACACCCCCAGATTATACGAACTCCATACTCAATGTCAGCAATTCATTGCTTAAGTATTATCATGTACCCAATCCTCACCCGACTCATAAGACTGTCGATACGTTTTTAAATACACAATATGATCACATCATTTATCTACTGCTTGATGGACTAGGAACTAATATTATCAAATACCATTTGAACAAAAGTGATACCTTGTACACCTATATGCAAGAAGAAATCACCAGTGTTTTCCCCCCAACAACCGTTGCAGCAACGAATGCGGTTATCTCAGGGAGAGCCCCGATTGAAAATGGTCACTTAGGATGGGTACAATATTTTAAAAAAGAAGACACCAATCTAGTTGTCTTCAAAAATGAAGATTTTTATACGGGGCATAAACCTAGTGAAAACTTACGGGACAAATATCTTCGTTATGACCGGTTAGTTGATCAAATCAAAGCCAAAAATCCCCATCTCACAACACGAGAGTTCATGCCAAATATTGTCGATCCAAAAGGACCAAAAACCTTTAAGGAACAAGTCGAACGTGTCTTACTTCATACCCATAATCATGATCAAACATTTTCTTATGTGTATTGGGTTGAGCCTGATTTAAGCCAACATGAATATGGTATTGACAGTGACGAGATACACACTTTACTTAAAGAACTAAATGAAGAGGTCACTTCACTCATAAATCAACTGCCTCAAAATAGTTTATTGGTCGGCATTGCAGATCACGGATTAACAAATGTTGAGCCGTTACCACTTTATGACAACCCTGAACTCAACAACTTATTACAGCGCAAAACAAGTATTGAGCCAAGAGCGACAAACTTCTTTGTTAAACCACATAAACATGACGCATTTGAAAAGATATTCCAATCATCTTTTGGTGACTATTATCAGTTATATACTAAAGAGGATTTACGCAAGAGTCACTTGCTTGGTAACGGTAAAGAACATCCAATGCTTGAATCATTTTTAGGGGATTACTTAGCAATTGCCACATCAAACAAAATGTTTACACTATCCGATAAGAAACAACACAAAGCACATCATGCTGGACTTACTGAAGCTGAAATGATGGTGCCTCTTATTCTTTATAAAAAATAA
- a CDS encoding DUF697 domain-containing protein, producing the protein MGRKRWWTLIGLGVLMVFVFILVSNIIEVGVRLGNVHVYLAYAFYGLSAILFYVLILNPIRVILLSPTFTVDAMLTDTRQKHIIYRNAAKVLLKGDTLSDKEKRAIQLSLNNYEKLHLALQEAFKGSIRTKTRETIVDNAKHVFISTALSQNGNLDMLSTLIINIKLIREVVEVSGFRPSYAYLIKLIVRVMVASLIAEGIEEMDLSEVLPTKFTETITDVPFLKTISSSVLGGVTNAMLTCRVGIITEKYLYNDNQLLNRKEIRKQAYKDTLTLMPVIIGDSLSFFPKSIANIIARPFRKHKKES; encoded by the coding sequence ATGGGTCGAAAACGATGGTGGACACTGATTGGACTCGGTGTCTTAATGGTATTTGTGTTTATTTTAGTTAGTAATATTATAGAAGTAGGTGTACGCTTAGGTAATGTGCATGTGTATTTAGCGTATGCATTTTATGGTTTGAGCGCCATTTTGTTTTATGTTTTGATCTTAAATCCGATTCGGGTTATTTTATTATCACCCACATTTACGGTGGATGCGATGCTTACTGATACCAGACAAAAACATATTATTTATCGTAATGCGGCGAAGGTATTATTAAAAGGAGATACGCTCAGTGATAAAGAAAAACGAGCGATTCAGTTATCTTTAAATAATTATGAGAAACTACACTTAGCCTTACAAGAAGCCTTTAAAGGGAGTATCCGCACAAAAACGCGTGAAACGATTGTCGACAATGCCAAGCATGTCTTTATTTCTACAGCCTTGTCTCAAAACGGGAACCTAGATATGCTTAGTACACTGATAATTAATATTAAACTCATTCGTGAAGTGGTTGAAGTATCTGGTTTTAGACCAAGTTACGCATATTTAATCAAATTAATTGTTCGTGTAATGGTCGCATCACTGATTGCCGAAGGTATTGAAGAAATGGACTTATCAGAAGTCTTACCAACAAAGTTTACAGAAACGATTACCGATGTCCCATTTTTAAAAACAATATCCAGTAGTGTTCTTGGTGGTGTCACTAACGCGATGTTAACGTGTCGTGTTGGAATTATTACAGAAAAATACTTGTATAATGACAATCAATTACTTAACCGTAAAGAAATTCGTAAACAAGCGTATAAAGATACCTTAACTTTAATGCCTGTGATCATTGGAGACTCTTTAAGTTTCTTCCCTAAAAGTATTGCTAACATTATCGCTAGACCATTCCGCAAACATAAAAAGGAGTCATAA
- a CDS encoding DUF402 domain-containing protein — protein MKLKTGEDIQIQSYKHDEELHRIWEKATVIDVIENGVVVANRRTKVIESNGRFWHTREPSVTWFFHDHWFNIIGIIKQTGIHYYCNIASPFVYDKEALKYIDYDLDIKVIEDFSYKTLDRNEYNKHKNKMDYPPKLKKILEKELSILKSMIENGEGPFNHKKVMDYYTLYQTTYYKPE, from the coding sequence ATGAAATTAAAAACCGGAGAAGATATCCAAATACAAAGTTATAAACACGATGAAGAACTTCACCGTATATGGGAAAAAGCAACCGTGATCGATGTCATTGAAAATGGCGTTGTTGTCGCCAATAGACGGACAAAAGTCATTGAGTCAAACGGCCGTTTTTGGCATACAAGAGAACCCTCTGTTACCTGGTTTTTCCATGATCATTGGTTTAATATCATTGGTATTATTAAACAAACAGGCATTCATTACTATTGTAATATCGCGTCCCCGTTTGTCTATGATAAAGAAGCGTTAAAATATATTGATTATGATCTTGATATTAAGGTGATTGAAGATTTTAGTTATAAAACGCTAGATCGCAATGAGTATAATAAACATAAAAACAAGATGGATTATCCACCAAAGCTTAAAAAGATTTTAGAAAAAGAGTTGAGTATTCTAAAATCAATGATTGAAAATGGTGAAGGCCCGTTTAATCATAAAAAAGTTATGGATTATTATACCTTATATCAAACAACCTATTACAAACCTGAATAA
- a CDS encoding tRNA (cytidine(34)-2'-O)-methyltransferase — protein MNHIVLYHPEIPQNTGNIMRTCAASNMKLHLIEPLGFSLDKKAVRRSAANYVEHVDYTVYQDWESFIKKNQDNGRFYFVTRYGQKAPNQMDFSEQDKDIYVIFGSESSGMPKSILRPHLERCLRIPMTDKVRSLNLSNTVAVLAYEILRQQDYNDLFRFEPESLKGKDWLLK, from the coding sequence ATGAATCATATCGTATTGTATCATCCAGAAATCCCTCAAAATACTGGGAACATTATGCGTACTTGTGCCGCATCAAATATGAAACTACATTTAATTGAACCACTCGGGTTTAGTTTAGACAAAAAAGCTGTAAGACGGAGTGCCGCAAACTATGTTGAACATGTTGATTATACCGTGTATCAAGATTGGGAGAGTTTTATCAAGAAGAACCAAGATAATGGACGCTTTTACTTTGTCACCCGTTATGGACAAAAAGCACCCAATCAAATGGATTTTAGTGAACAAGACAAAGACATCTATGTGATTTTTGGTAGTGAATCATCAGGTATGCCAAAGTCAATTTTACGGCCACATTTAGAGCGTTGCTTACGCATTCCAATGACAGACAAAGTCAGAAGTTTAAATTTAAGCAATACCGTTGCTGTCTTAGCGTATGAAATCTTACGCCAACAAGATTATAATGACTTATTTCGGTTTGAACCAGAGAGCTTAAAAGGAAAAGATTGGTTACTAAAATAA
- a CDS encoding QueG-associated DUF1730 domain-containing protein, whose protein sequence is MTNPITDSILNYVDFVGYVSVKEYIEKRQALNKRDQFDDYAALKPYQTIAVVGLAYPKQEVQFKGKGYGLLSRYSYGTDYHSVFREKLKQIDTLLDSSGVRSYSSVDISPIDERFAAALTHQGFRGKNQAFIHKDFGPYVYLATILIDVDIDDPYHVVDNCGSCTACIDACPTGALDEGFNQSLCLSHISQEKRSLTRAEIPHFKTMVYGCDICYKVCPKSKGIDIHRHPEFEPTGIENVNLIELLSVSNKTYLKDYGNNASSWRGATVIRRNALALLYNQNVKKAIPFIKESMTKYHSAWYQETAKTILQLFKEKKQ, encoded by the coding sequence ATGACAAACCCAATAACGGATAGTATATTAAATTATGTCGATTTTGTCGGCTATGTGTCTGTGAAAGAATACATTGAAAAACGTCAAGCGTTAAACAAGCGTGATCAGTTTGATGATTATGCAGCATTGAAACCATATCAAACTATTGCGGTTGTAGGATTAGCCTATCCTAAACAAGAAGTTCAGTTTAAAGGAAAAGGCTATGGTCTATTATCACGCTATAGTTATGGGACAGATTATCATAGTGTATTCAGAGAGAAGTTAAAACAAATCGATACGCTTTTAGACTCATCCGGTGTAAGGTCATATAGTAGCGTTGATATATCACCCATTGATGAACGATTCGCCGCAGCTTTAACCCATCAGGGATTTCGAGGTAAGAATCAAGCCTTTATTCATAAGGACTTTGGACCCTATGTCTATTTAGCAACCATTCTTATAGATGTCGATATTGATGATCCTTATCATGTTGTGGATAACTGTGGTAGTTGTACAGCATGTATTGATGCCTGTCCAACAGGGGCACTTGATGAAGGCTTTAATCAATCGCTTTGTTTAAGTCATATAAGTCAAGAAAAACGTTCTTTAACACGCGCTGAAATACCGCATTTCAAGACAATGGTATATGGCTGCGATATATGTTATAAAGTGTGCCCTAAAAGTAAGGGTATTGATATACACCGTCATCCTGAATTTGAACCAACGGGAATTGAGAATGTCAATTTGATTGAATTGCTTTCCGTATCGAATAAGACGTATCTTAAAGACTATGGGAACAATGCTTCAAGCTGGCGTGGGGCAACGGTGATTAGACGTAATGCATTAGCTTTACTGTATAATCAAAATGTTAAAAAAGCGATTCCTTTTATTAAAGAAAGCATGACCAAATATCACAGTGCTTGGTATCAAGAAACAGCCAAGACAATACTACAATTATTTAAGGAGAAAAAACAATGA
- a CDS encoding helix-turn-helix transcriptional regulator yields MNDLGERLKQIRNEKGFPQKTVADFLKLNRTNYSKIENNQQKMTTDQLALFCQFFDVSADYILNLRIKHKKVFRLDDINQILKNIKNIETIIK; encoded by the coding sequence ATGAATGATTTAGGCGAACGATTAAAGCAAATACGAAATGAAAAAGGATTTCCGCAAAAAACTGTGGCTGATTTTTTAAAACTCAACCGGACGAATTACTCTAAAATAGAAAATAATCAACAAAAAATGACAACAGATCAATTAGCGTTATTTTGTCAGTTTTTTGATGTCAGTGCAGATTATATTTTAAACTTACGGATTAAACATAAGAAGGTATTTCGATTAGATGATATCAATCAGATTTTAAAAAATATCAAAAATATTGAAACGATTATAAAATAA
- a CDS encoding deoxyribonuclease IV: protein MLKIGSHVGMKGKEMFLGSVKEALSYGANALMIYTGAPQNTRRKPIDKLMIEEAHALMKEHNMHPEDVIVHAPYIMNLANKHPEKRAFAVDFLTKEIKRTGALGAKHLVLHPGAHVGQGPEVGIKYIQEGLNQAIENTKDLDVKIALETMAGKGTEVGRSFDELADIIDGIDEKDRISICFDTCHTHDAGYQTRDDFDSVLKEFDDKIGISRIGVIHVNDSKNILGAAKDRHENIGSGEIGFDALYYIVHHPKLKDVPKILETPYITETDDSKKKVYPPYKYEIDMFRKGTFDPNIKTTIRNQ from the coding sequence ATGCTTAAAATTGGATCACATGTAGGAATGAAAGGCAAAGAAATGTTTTTGGGTAGTGTAAAAGAAGCCTTAAGTTATGGTGCAAATGCATTAATGATATATACCGGGGCACCTCAAAATACACGACGCAAACCGATTGATAAACTCATGATCGAAGAAGCCCATGCATTAATGAAAGAACACAATATGCATCCTGAAGATGTTATTGTACATGCCCCATACATAATGAATTTAGCCAACAAACATCCTGAAAAAAGAGCCTTTGCGGTTGATTTTTTAACGAAAGAGATAAAACGCACTGGCGCGCTTGGTGCTAAGCATCTTGTATTACATCCAGGAGCACATGTCGGACAAGGGCCTGAAGTAGGGATTAAATACATACAAGAAGGATTAAACCAAGCAATAGAAAATACCAAAGATTTAGATGTTAAAATAGCTTTAGAAACAATGGCTGGTAAAGGAACTGAAGTCGGAAGAAGCTTTGATGAGTTAGCAGACATTATTGATGGTATTGATGAAAAAGATCGAATCAGTATCTGTTTTGATACCTGTCATACACATGATGCAGGATATCAAACAAGAGATGACTTTGATAGCGTACTCAAAGAATTTGATGACAAGATTGGAATCAGTCGTATTGGTGTCATTCATGTCAATGACTCAAAAAATATTTTAGGAGCCGCAAAAGATCGACACGAGAATATAGGGTCTGGTGAAATTGGCTTTGATGCCCTCTATTACATTGTGCATCATCCCAAACTGAAAGACGTACCTAAAATATTAGAAACGCCATATATCACAGAAACAGATGATAGTAAGAAAAAAGTGTATCCGCCATATAAATATGAAATTGATATGTTCCGCAAGGGAACGTTTGATCCTAATATTAAAACAACAATCCGGAATCAATAA
- a CDS encoding DEAD/DEAH box helicase — translation MNVQKPFIKNAIEHLGFKEFTDVQKQIIPLMRNNDDVIGCSQTGTGKTHAFLIPIFEKIDPNKEEVQVIITTPTRELANQIYKAATHIGDNAKDFIDIRRYVGGRDKNKEIERLQKKQPMIVIGTPGKLHDLALQERVLNIHTARTFIVDEADMTMDQGFLPNVFDLTQALKKDTQLCVFSATIPEQMRPFLRKLMDQPKEVFIAPKQLSNLNIEHIFIPVKSKQPKDVLLQFISTFKPYIALIFCNTKETVDEIADFLYSQGKNVEKLHGDIPARQRKRVMQQANQAKFQYIVASDIASRGIDIDGVSHVINYELPKDMEFYIHRTGRTGRANYDGKAISLYHTDDDAYIDFLEEKGINIVYKEVRNGELVERRDRKERAKRQHVTKGENKNKYNIKKKNKKVKPGYKKKFHKKLQEAKKKAHRKKRRK, via the coding sequence ATGAACGTACAAAAACCATTTATTAAAAACGCCATTGAGCATTTAGGATTTAAAGAATTTACTGACGTACAAAAACAAATTATTCCTTTAATGAGAAATAACGACGATGTTATTGGGTGTAGTCAAACAGGAACTGGGAAAACGCATGCTTTTCTGATTCCTATTTTTGAGAAGATAGATCCAAATAAAGAAGAAGTACAAGTTATAATTACAACGCCAACAAGGGAATTAGCAAACCAAATCTATAAAGCCGCGACACACATTGGTGATAATGCCAAAGACTTTATTGATATAAGACGGTATGTTGGTGGACGCGATAAGAATAAAGAGATTGAACGGTTACAAAAAAAGCAACCAATGATTGTCATTGGTACACCAGGGAAGTTACATGACCTAGCTTTACAAGAACGGGTCCTCAATATTCATACTGCGCGGACATTTATTGTCGATGAAGCAGATATGACTATGGACCAAGGGTTTTTACCTAATGTCTTTGATTTAACGCAAGCATTAAAAAAAGACACACAACTCTGTGTCTTCAGTGCGACAATTCCTGAACAAATGCGCCCCTTTTTAAGAAAACTAATGGACCAACCAAAAGAAGTCTTCATTGCCCCAAAACAATTATCTAATTTAAATATCGAACACATCTTTATTCCGGTGAAAAGTAAACAACCAAAAGATGTATTATTACAATTTATCAGTACATTTAAACCCTATATTGCACTGATCTTTTGTAATACAAAAGAAACCGTTGATGAGATTGCAGACTTTTTATACAGCCAAGGTAAGAATGTTGAAAAACTTCATGGAGATATTCCTGCAAGACAACGAAAACGCGTCATGCAGCAAGCAAATCAAGCAAAATTTCAATATATTGTTGCCTCTGATATTGCTAGTCGCGGGATTGACATTGATGGTGTCAGTCATGTAATCAATTATGAGTTACCAAAAGACATGGAATTTTATATTCACCGTACAGGTCGTACAGGCCGCGCTAATTACGATGGGAAAGCCATCAGTTTATACCATACAGATGACGATGCATACATTGACTTTTTAGAAGAAAAAGGTATCAATATCGTCTATAAAGAAGTCCGTAATGGTGAATTAGTTGAACGAAGAGACCGTAAAGAACGGGCAAAACGTCAACATGTTACCAAAGGTGAAAATAAAAACAAATACAATATTAAAAAGAAGAATAAGAAAGTGAAACCAGGGTATAAAAAGAAATTTCATAAAAAATTACAAGAAGCGAAAAAGAAAGCACATCGTAAGAAAAGGAGAAAATAA
- the ispH gene encoding 4-hydroxy-3-methylbut-2-enyl diphosphate reductase — protein sequence MEIQKLVPRGYCHGVVNAIKMIKQLDFSAKKQPIYLLGMLIHNKKVNDFFADQGITILHNPYRTRLELLDNIQEGTVIFTAHGVSDEVKDKAKDKNLDIVDTTCSDVTKSFDIIKTFINDGYHILYIGKKDHPESEAALAISDKITLIESEDDLKDLPDYEKVALTNQTTMSFYDVYRIHQEALKHYENLYLIDEICDATRARQDAVIHQDDDNDLCIVVGDHLSNNTKKLAEVSIKEAGIPAIVIESIADLTLEDLKDVKKVSITSGASTPTKITNEVINFLKIYDPDNPKTFNPSSNITEKNVL from the coding sequence ATGGAGATTCAAAAACTCGTTCCTAGAGGCTATTGCCATGGGGTTGTTAATGCTATTAAGATGATTAAGCAACTTGATTTTAGCGCTAAAAAACAACCTATCTACCTTTTAGGAATGTTAATACATAATAAAAAAGTAAACGACTTTTTTGCGGATCAAGGCATTACGATATTACATAATCCCTACCGTACACGATTAGAACTGCTCGATAACATCCAAGAAGGTACTGTGATTTTTACCGCACACGGTGTCAGTGATGAAGTAAAAGATAAAGCGAAAGATAAAAATCTTGATATTGTTGATACAACATGTTCAGATGTCACAAAATCCTTCGATATTATTAAAACGTTTATTAATGATGGTTACCACATTTTATATATAGGCAAAAAAGATCATCCAGAAAGCGAAGCCGCCTTAGCCATTAGTGATAAAATCACTCTCATTGAATCAGAAGATGATTTAAAAGACTTACCTGATTATGAGAAGGTCGCACTCACTAACCAAACAACGATGAGTTTTTATGATGTCTATCGTATTCATCAAGAAGCACTGAAACACTATGAGAATTTATATTTAATCGATGAGATTTGTGATGCGACGCGCGCTCGTCAAGACGCTGTAATTCATCAAGATGATGACAATGATTTATGTATCGTTGTTGGGGATCACTTATCAAACAATACGAAAAAGTTAGCTGAAGTCTCTATTAAAGAAGCGGGAATCCCCGCAATTGTTATTGAGTCCATCGCAGACTTAACACTTGAGGATTTAAAAGATGTTAAGAAAGTTAGTATCACTAGTGGTGCCTCAACGCCCACTAAGATAACAAATGAAGTGATTAACTTTTTAAAAATATATGATCCAGATAATCCAAAAACATTTAATCCATCGAGTAACATCACTGAAAAAAATGTATTATAA